The Vibrio rhizosphaerae genome includes a region encoding these proteins:
- a CDS encoding MFS transporter — translation MMLNRQVQRWQSPTHFLLMVSVIVPIAFSSWTALLNNFAIEKAQFNGADIGILQSVREIPGLLAFTVVFILPFIKEQRFLMVALLMLTIGTAITGFFPSFSGMLWTTLLMSAGFHYMETLKQSLALQWLNKEEAPEMLGRMISVGALASLLTYGALWVMLEVLSWSYLWVYLVCGGVACLLALFVWMSFPQYQAHTIQNKKLLLRKRYWLYYALTFLSGARRQIFTVFAGFLMVEKFGYSAGDITLLFLINYGFNFLFAKKIGRAIGRIGEQRALMVEYLGLLFVFIGYAVVENSHYAAGLYVIDHLFFALALAIKTYFQKIADPADMASTAGVSFTINHIAAVVIPATFGLIWMISPAIVFYLGAGLACLSLLLSLNIPRIPAPGNEVKILQW, via the coding sequence ATGATGTTAAATCGGCAAGTACAGCGCTGGCAGAGCCCGACTCATTTTTTGTTAATGGTGTCGGTGATTGTGCCGATTGCTTTCTCAAGCTGGACAGCGTTGTTGAACAATTTTGCGATTGAAAAAGCACAGTTTAATGGGGCAGATATCGGGATTTTGCAAAGTGTCCGTGAAATTCCCGGCTTGCTTGCCTTTACGGTCGTCTTCATTCTGCCGTTTATCAAAGAGCAACGATTTCTGATGGTTGCCTTATTGATGTTGACGATTGGGACGGCGATCACCGGGTTTTTTCCATCGTTTTCAGGGATGCTTTGGACGACGTTATTGATGTCAGCGGGGTTTCATTACATGGAAACCCTCAAGCAATCACTGGCATTACAGTGGCTCAATAAAGAAGAAGCCCCGGAAATGTTGGGACGGATGATCTCAGTCGGTGCTCTGGCGTCGTTACTCACTTATGGCGCACTTTGGGTCATGTTAGAAGTGTTGTCATGGTCTTATCTGTGGGTTTATCTGGTCTGCGGGGGCGTTGCTTGTTTACTGGCGCTGTTTGTCTGGATGAGTTTTCCACAATATCAGGCGCATACCATTCAAAATAAGAAGTTATTACTGAGAAAACGTTATTGGTTGTATTACGCTTTGACGTTCCTCAGTGGTGCGCGCCGGCAGATTTTTACGGTATTTGCCGGGTTTCTGATGGTTGAAAAATTCGGTTATTCTGCCGGAGATATCACATTACTTTTTCTGATTAATTATGGATTTAACTTTCTGTTTGCCAAGAAAATCGGCCGCGCCATTGGCCGGATTGGTGAACAACGGGCGTTGATGGTTGAATATCTGGGGTTACTGTTTGTATTTATTGGTTATGCTGTGGTTGAAAACAGCCATTATGCGGCAGGATTATATGTGATTGATCATCTGTTTTTTGCACTGGCGCTGGCGATCAAAACGTATTTTCAGAAAATCGCAGATCCGGCAGATATGGCATCGACGGCGGGCGTTTCTTTCACTATTAATCATATTGCTGCCGTGGTCATCCCGGCTACCTTCGGCTTGATTTGGATGATCTCTCCGGCGATAGTTTTCTACCTTGGTGCCGGTTTGGCGTGTTTGTCTTTATTGTTGTCTCTGAATATTCCCCGGATACCTGCACCGGGCAACGAAGTCAAAATCTTGCAGTGGTAA
- a CDS encoding ATP-binding protein, producing MEKSLYLLEIEIEQLKRRFETAPADVLSKSEQCLTRSRQIHFAEGIIQCLMLMCRCALILGKHAQGIRYAKEALAAQDELDNDEYLPEILHLHALHSWEEGKFYTAQQHWINALEQATLEEDIHILIESLLGLGNIWRSTHEYHLACATHELAVKVANNTRQESFEGRARILWAWDLYLLNRYVDMLTVLDGALEVLEDKDFLQEVAEVWDFRALALLGLERLEDAEEAAEYAHDLAVANNLPWVKTHSYINRARLETLRQNMAEAMTLLDKAEQAARDSANGELLALVYFQQSLVAEQQEDYQSALTAFKRYRSYSTSQLNIQNRRESKDQVRKSKKQLEQRARKLINRIRGQYEYDPEKHLTNVVSETYWWEQLVLFKTALKSSNYSVIIIYHETPRYIDACTELTHSLCSKQDLVSRLSADRLGLLLADTGENAQQIFNILQQMIQIYPWGRKGLTGELPDVSLHDILSFPFTLDQLTELPLKGS from the coding sequence TTGGAAAAAAGCCTTTATCTCCTTGAAATTGAAATAGAGCAACTCAAGCGCCGTTTCGAAACAGCGCCGGCAGATGTTCTGTCGAAATCAGAACAGTGTCTGACACGTTCCAGACAGATTCACTTCGCTGAGGGGATAATTCAATGCCTGATGCTTATGTGCCGCTGCGCTTTAATCCTCGGAAAACATGCGCAGGGGATTCGCTACGCCAAAGAAGCACTGGCAGCTCAGGACGAGCTCGACAATGACGAATATTTGCCGGAAATACTGCACCTCCATGCTTTACATTCTTGGGAAGAAGGGAAATTTTATACCGCCCAGCAACACTGGATTAATGCTCTGGAGCAGGCAACGCTCGAAGAAGATATCCATATTCTGATTGAGAGTCTGCTCGGGCTTGGCAATATCTGGCGCAGCACGCACGAATATCACCTCGCTTGCGCAACCCATGAACTGGCCGTGAAAGTCGCCAATAATACCCGTCAGGAATCATTCGAAGGCAGAGCCAGAATTTTATGGGCTTGGGATTTATATCTACTTAACCGTTATGTCGATATGTTAACGGTGTTAGACGGGGCGCTTGAAGTTCTGGAGGATAAAGACTTCCTTCAGGAAGTCGCGGAGGTGTGGGACTTCCGGGCTCTGGCTTTATTGGGACTGGAGCGACTGGAAGATGCCGAAGAAGCGGCTGAGTATGCGCACGATCTGGCTGTTGCCAACAATCTTCCCTGGGTCAAAACGCACTCCTATATCAATCGGGCCCGGCTGGAGACGCTCCGGCAAAATATGGCCGAAGCCATGACACTGCTCGACAAAGCGGAACAAGCCGCCCGGGATTCAGCCAATGGTGAATTACTCGCGTTAGTGTACTTTCAGCAATCATTAGTTGCAGAGCAACAAGAAGATTATCAAAGTGCATTAACGGCCTTTAAACGCTACCGAAGCTACTCGACCTCACAGCTGAATATTCAAAACAGGCGGGAAAGCAAAGACCAAGTCCGGAAATCAAAGAAACAGTTGGAACAAAGAGCGAGAAAACTCATCAACCGAATTCGGGGACAGTACGAATATGACCCGGAAAAACACCTGACCAACGTGGTTTCGGAAACCTACTGGTGGGAACAACTGGTTCTATTTAAAACAGCGCTGAAATCATCCAACTATTCCGTCATTATTATCTATCATGAAACACCTCGATATATCGACGCCTGTACCGAATTAACCCATTCTCTCTGTTCAAAACAGGATCTGGTCTCCCGTCTGAGTGCAGATCGGCTCGGACTATTACTGGCGGACACGGGTGAAAATGCACAGCAGATTTTCAATATTTTGCAACAGATGATTCAGATTTATCCTTGGGGAAGAAAAGGTCTGACCGGCGAACTTCCGGATGTTTCACTGCATGATATCCTTTCTTTCCCGTTTACTTTAGATCAACTCACTGAATTACCACTGAAAGGGTCGTGA
- a CDS encoding GGDEF domain-containing protein: protein MQDLLNKVKDAGLDVTAVSGEKAITFWAQVKNNIATTPWQKAQCYIISAEYRASLNQFQQSIEELKAARALLQLPQDAEKILSIEISLSERFIAIGDYQTALQTYIAISNLAVEHGFIDEYAQSVLGMGSLCHRYGDAAKAVRFYQKIDSIDHAISSRTLRLRYKISMLASYIDLKNYDQANQLIKECEELSILVSDKTLAGQILLYKAKLCLARNDVSSALHVIASVPYTTRHNYLISLSCLIKIELALCFLQIGKAHLAEMLLLSQNKKIASFTHPELKKDLYQVLSYIYEYQHKYQQALDCQKRAFQVEVDLMKRIPIGDLGTTQLRRLSRFELQLKLILSEIENRELKETTENQKNTVAQLQQDVFTDPLTKLHNRRWLDTKLKDLLLHETSFAFLVVDIDHFKSINDELSHLVGDKAIVSVSKQLNEYFSFQQASCVRFGGEEFLVILEQTTLEEAQIHGEHFRENIYQFNWQEILGERGLTVSIGITLHREGENTQRTFYRADKALYRAKANGRNQVCTEE from the coding sequence ATGCAGGACTTACTCAATAAAGTAAAAGACGCAGGTCTTGATGTCACTGCAGTCAGTGGGGAAAAGGCCATCACTTTCTGGGCACAAGTCAAAAATAATATTGCGACAACGCCCTGGCAAAAAGCCCAGTGCTACATCATCAGTGCCGAGTACCGGGCCTCATTGAATCAATTTCAGCAAAGTATTGAGGAACTCAAAGCAGCCCGGGCATTACTGCAACTCCCGCAAGATGCTGAGAAAATCTTATCGATAGAGATCAGTTTAAGTGAACGCTTTATCGCAATCGGCGATTATCAAACAGCCTTACAAACGTATATTGCCATTTCAAACCTCGCGGTTGAACATGGGTTTATTGACGAATACGCTCAGTCTGTTCTGGGAATGGGTTCACTCTGTCACCGTTATGGTGACGCGGCGAAAGCCGTACGCTTTTATCAAAAAATCGATAGTATTGATCACGCGATCTCCAGCCGGACACTCCGCCTGCGCTATAAAATATCGATGCTTGCCTCTTATATTGACCTGAAAAATTACGATCAGGCGAACCAGCTTATCAAAGAGTGTGAAGAGCTGAGTATACTGGTCAGTGATAAAACACTGGCCGGGCAAATTCTGCTATACAAAGCTAAACTTTGTCTCGCTAGAAATGATGTCTCTTCCGCTCTGCACGTTATCGCCTCGGTGCCTTATACCACACGCCATAACTATCTGATCTCACTATCGTGCTTAATCAAAATCGAGTTGGCACTGTGCTTCCTCCAAATCGGCAAAGCACATCTCGCAGAAATGTTGCTGCTCAGTCAGAATAAAAAAATCGCTTCATTTACCCATCCTGAACTGAAAAAAGATTTATATCAGGTGCTCAGCTATATTTATGAATACCAACATAAATATCAGCAAGCACTGGACTGTCAGAAACGTGCTTTTCAGGTCGAAGTCGATCTGATGAAGCGGATTCCAATCGGGGATTTGGGCACAACGCAACTCCGGCGACTGTCGCGCTTCGAACTTCAGTTAAAACTGATTTTGTCAGAGATAGAAAACCGGGAGCTCAAAGAGACAACGGAAAACCAAAAGAATACCGTTGCACAGCTTCAGCAAGATGTGTTTACCGATCCGCTCACTAAACTCCATAACCGACGCTGGCTGGATACCAAACTGAAAGATCTGCTACTACATGAAACATCATTCGCCTTTCTTGTTGTAGATATTGATCACTTCAAATCGATTAACGATGAGCTCAGTCACCTTGTCGGAGACAAAGCCATTGTCAGTGTATCCAAACAGTTAAACGAATATTTCAGTTTTCAGCAGGCATCCTGCGTACGCTTTGGCGGCGAGGAGTTTCTGGTCATTCTTGAACAGACAACTCTGGAAGAAGCGCAAATCCACGGTGAACACTTCCGTGAAAATATCTATCAATTCAATTGGCAAGAAATACTCGGAGAAAGAGGGTTAACCGTCAGTATTGGGATTACATTACATCGGGAAGGAGAAAATACCCAACGTACCTTTTACCGTGCGGATAAAGCGCTTTATCGGGCAAAAGCAAACGGCCGTAATCAAGTCTGTACCGAGGAATAA